The Narcine bancroftii isolate sNarBan1 chromosome 8, sNarBan1.hap1, whole genome shotgun sequence region TGGCCTTGGCTAAGCTATTCAGTCATgtttgcatttttcttgtttgtgcTGTTGGAGTTTTGTGTACCTGGTGGTTTGAAGGGGTCCACTATTCATTAGTGTATACATGCAGAGTTCAATACGTGGCTCATAACCCTATTAGTATACCTGAATGGAAGCATTTCTGTCATGATATCTATGACAGACATGGAATTTTGCAGTTGGGGGTTGGGGGAAGCAAATTGACAGTTGCATTATTAAATCCATCATCCTTGCAGTATGGGAGAAGATTACGCTAGTTTGTTGCAGGTTTGGTAATCATTTATGTAGCAGTTCTGGAATACAAGAAAGCCAAAAATCCTATTTTTGCAGATGCTCTCTGTTAATGTAAGTGAATGTGAAGAATGTCAGCTTTGAAGGGTGGATGCAGACAGGAATTGCGCCAGGAATGGTTAGCAGTCGTATCCAAATAATAAGCTATACCTTGACAGGGAGAGAGATAGGCAAGTAGGGATTTTTAACAGCCTGTGGTTCAGTTTAAGAATGAAACGCATGCTACAAGAAGTGGAATTGACTATCCTACTCTACCATACAATAATATGCAGCTAGCAGAGGCACTGCCTCAGCATCAGAGACCTAGGTGCTAAGGTTTCCTTCCTCATTCCAAAGATGTTGTCAGGTTAATTGGCCGTTGTTATAATCTGATTTAATGAAGGGACAACAGGATTGTGTAGGATTAATGTGAATCTTTGGCTGATTGTCAGTATAGACTCACTGGACCGATTTCTATGTTGTATTTTATGAATTGATCTTTAAGTTCAACTCTTCTTTCGTGACTTGTTTCCTCATTCCAAACGTTCACTgatctttacctttttaaatattCAACAACTAACCATCTAAGacatctgagtgaagaaatttcctctaatttctttaatGAATGCCCAAATCTTAATGCTAAGGTTCTCCTCCAGTTCTGGATTAAAAAAGCATTACAGAGTGTTGTGTATTTTGGTTTTAGATGCTGCAGTTCTGAACAACATGGCACATACTTTTGGCCTCCTGGAGACTGTGAAAAAGGTACTAGACAACAGGAAGAGCCAGACTGATCAAAGCCAAGAACAGATTCACAATGATCTTGCTGGTAAGATGAAGACATTGATTGTTagcatctgtgtcttaaatatatttattgaggcagTGTCTGCTGCTTCCTTAGAGAATTCCGGATTCACtactgtttaaaaagcatttcctcctcatctccatcctaaatctacttcctccAATTTTGTTTcttggttcttgtctcacctaccagtggaaacaactatCCTGCCACTATCTTGTCTAccttttcataattttgtgttTCTATAAGGTTCCCTCgtgttctgaattccagtgaatatAGACCCACATGAATCAAGCTCTCCTGGCCACCCCCTACTCCCCATGCACCTTTACTGTGCTGCCTCCAAAGCTAGTatttccttcctcaagtaaggagaccagtatGCAATACTCTGTACAGTTTGGTgtccatcagcaaacttgaataTACTATGCTCTACCCTCTCTTCCAAATCAATATACATCATGAACAGTTGCTGGCGCAGCACAGATCCCTGCTGCACTCTGCTCACCACTGCCAACCAGAGAAGCACCCATTTATCcaaactctccaccttcaattgattaaccaatcctctatcatGTTAATGTTTTATTCTTGGCTCCATGGATCCTTATCTTGCTGATGTATTTTATGCAGTGCATTATTGAACATCATCTGTAAATTCAAGTGTACAATATCCACCTTTTCCTTTCCTCTGTGTCTGTTATAGCTTTAGTGACCTGCCCTTTTAAATCCATGgtgcgtctgcctgatggaacaatttccaTCTGGATGTCTCGTTATTTCTTAATGAGAGCTTTAAGCATTTTTCTGACAACAGAAGCTCATTGGCCTTTCCTACATTCTTTTGTAAGAAGTGGCATGACATCTGTTGTCTTtcaatctgctgggacctgctcAGTATAAAGAAGTTTAGTAAATTATCACAAATGCCTCTGCTATAAATTCTGATATTTATTTTAACAACCCTAGTGTGCATTCCATCAAAACAAAGGGATTTATCTACTTTTAAATTCTTGGGTTTTCTCAGCGCTACTGTAGTGATAGCAATTGTACTGAGGTGCTCATCCACAACATCTTTGTGAATGTTAGACaagtcttccactgtgaagactgacccAAAATGCTTGTTCAAGACCATGGCCATTTGTGCATTGCCTACATTAATTACCCCTCCTCATCTTTCAAGGGATATACATTAACTTTAGCGTACTTCTCCACTttgtataattataaaaacttttactctgtttttatattttgtgctagtcTTACTTTGATAATCTATTCTTTATTGCATGCTTAATAGTTTTGTGTTCCTTTTTAAAGTTTCCCTaaccttcagtttcccactactgcTGACAACATTGCATGCATGAGCTCTTAATTTGATGACTTCATTTATTTCCTTAGCTATCCAAGGCTGGCTATCCCAACCATTACTGTCTctgtttttaactggaatatacttttgttgagcactaaAAAAATTCTGTTTGGAACTCTTCCACTGTTGCACGACACCAAGCTTCTAATACTTAAATATTTGTAGTATTAGGGATTTAATAcgtgcaggttttttttaatatctcattTGACATCCAACCTGGTTGTGGCCATTGATTTTTGGGCTTCTTTGTAGAATTTTGAATATGTTAGTAATTAACATCATATACTAAACCTCCAAAATAACATGTGTTAAACACAGAGCATTCCATAGCTCTTCATAGAATTGTCAATCAAATGTTAACACTACCAAATAACACAGGTGATCAAACACTCGGAGGAAGGCTTTCAAGAGTCTTGAGAGAATTGGAAAAGTATGTGTTAATAATTCCAGAGCTAGAGGCTTATTTGAATGGAGGCTCACCAGTGAAGTGCAAGTGGCAATAATTGGAGGAGTGTGGGTATTTCAGGACTTTGTGTGAAGATCTCAGCAAGATAATTATTGTGAAGAGTTGAATCAAACCTTTCTGTTGATTACACTTGTGTATAGTTGTGGAGTTTTATATTCAAGTCCACTCTTTAAACTGTACTGTTTTTAAAGATCCATTCAATAATAAATGGTATTACCTTTGCAATTTAATTTCACTCTACAtcatttttaatttcttgtaaTTATACATGCTGAGCTCCAACCATGGATTAATAAGGATAAACACAGTTGATATTGTTGTGGTATtgaacttttctcctttcctatTTGCTCCTATTCTCATTTTATTTCTTCCCAAAGAACTGGAACGGCAGCTGGAGGAGCAGAGGAGACGGGCCAAGGAACAGAAGCTGAAAAACCAAACATTACAAAATGTGGTGCTGATGCCTATTGCCACTCCAAAACCTAATAAGCGCCCTCGACTCCAGAGACCTGCCTCAGCCACCATTCTGACCCCGACCACACCGGTTCAACAACCTCAGTTCACTGTTATATCACCTATTGCAATCACACCAATGGGAACAAACTTTTCTGTTGCCAATGTCACAACCATGCCTGTGGCCATTGGCCAGCAATCCAGCCCTGTTACCGTCCACACACTTTCAGGTGGGTCACAGCTCTTCACCAGATATGCTGCTGTGGTCAATGCGCCCAAGACAACTACCTCTGACACGGTCACCATTCATCCTGCCTCCAGCCTTGCCCTGCTGAGCACAGCCGCCATCCAAGACAGCAACGCCATCACAACAATGGCTGGTATGAGTGTCGGCCCTGTGGAGCTGGTTACAGTGGACTCTGGTCTGGCCTCTGTTGTTCAGAGCCACAGTGATGACCAATcaacagcagaatcacagactgtGATCGAAATTCATCCTGGACCAGGGATGGACTCGGACCCAGATGGTGTGACAGAAGCAGATTGTGATGACAAGGCACCTGACACGGACAGTGAAACCCAAATACAAGCCATCGAAATCGTGGCCCATGTGGATCATCAGGATGAGGGAAATGAGGAAAATTAAAAGGAGAAAAACAAATGTTTGAGCTATAAGAATAATTGCTTGGCTGTATCTGAATGTACTGTTATCAAAATGTAGTTATGTGTAAAAggtatgaattttgacatgactttttttaaaagaaggaatGCAATATTATGAAGCGTTCTTTGTGCTCTGTTCCAACAGTGGGTTAGCGTCTGCTGCAGTTTCCCGCGTTTTGTACGCTGCTATCAACCAAGTATTCGGGTAGCATGTAATCATCTagcatttcattccttctcaGAATAACTTGTAATGAAGATGCAGTCTTTGATTTCCTGATGTAGTTGAATGCAGAATAAGTACCAGATCCGcatacttaaatttgctcaccacaAATCAGCCACCACTTGCAATTGTACTTGCGCCTAGTCTAAGCATGGCATCCAAATTACCTACAAGAGGTGGTAACTGCCATCTCCTAAAGtaaaattaaagtttgaaggacCAGTAGAAATAATGGGTGACAAAATCATCTCCAGAAAATTTGTACTCTGGCATTATTGCAATAGATAATTGGACAGATTTGGAAACAATCCTACAATTGTAACGGGTGAGGAAACAACTTCAAATGGTGCAAAACTGATGTAAAATAACAGAAAATTGTTGGAAATGAACAGCTTCATCGGCATTTAGAAAGACAATATGTGGGTCTGCTTCTTGAAGCTCTGCTTTCTTTTTTCAGAGTTCACTTGATGAAAGGTTAATGTCTTTCTTCTCTTTTCAGATGCTGCAGACCTTGCTGTTCACTGGTATTTTTTACTCCTTTAATTGTAATCCCCTTGCATACCTTTGCCAAAATTTGAACAGGTTCCATTTGTGGAAGAGCCTTTACAATGATGTTTTCAAAAGTTTCTTAATGTGAGCCTGTATTGTTTTCATTTGCTTATTATGAATCCATAATGTAcattttttaaactaaaccaACAAAAAATGCATAGCATTCCTATATAACAATTAAATGCATGTAACAGAAGGTGATTGAAATTAATCaaatgatttttatttctgtgtcCTGTCTAAATATACATCTATTTTTGTAATTCACCCCTACCATTGATTTTTGATGAGAAATGATTTCATATTTTCATAAGATAACTTAATCAGGTAATTGGTTAATTCCTTTGTGTTTTGAAAACTCAGACCATCTACCTGCATGAAGTCTTATTGCTTGCTTAAAAAATGTGCCTGTGTGGACATTTGATGGTGAATTGTGTGAGTTCAGATAGCCTGTAGGAATCATTGTCGAGACGTGCACACCAAATACAAACAAATTTTAAATAATGCTTCAAAGCAATTGATTACTTTAAACTAGTCCCCTTAATCCATTTTTACTAGTGTGGGCTAGGCCATAGACAATTACCtgctctgatttttaaaaattttttatctgAATAGACAGGCAGTCATGATTTTCTATTTTTTGCAAATGTGACACTTCCCAGTGTCCCTGCTACATCTCCCTGCTACAGCTCAAGGTCTGCATTGTAATTTTGAATCAAAGATCTTGTTTTCAAATGAGTGTTTCCTGGCCATGTATGACCATTGAGCACCAATGAGCAATGTGGTACTATATCCTACCTTAGAAACTGTTCCTTTCAAGGattggggtggttgggggggggggggggttctgagtAGGCAAAATAGTACATAGACTCCTTTAAACCCTGAAACTGTTTCAGAAATTAACACTGGGAATACCTGCAGGGTGAGAATTAACATTTATTGGAAACATACAAGATATAAATATAcatttgtacaaaacattttgctcaaaccttttATGATTCTACTCGGAGCTTACATTTGATAGTGTTTTTCACAATCTCAAGATGTCGCAAAGTATTATAACtattgaaatatttttgacatAATAATTATTTTGGGAATTGTAAAAACAACCTGATTTTGATCAAGTCTTTGCTCACCAATCCTAATGTCTCCTTTAACAAATGATAATATGTTAGGTCTTCTCATCTGCTTCAatggtttctttctcttttcacctCAGTAATATCTTTCAAAATTTCTCACATTCTAACCCTTCAATCCTTtatcctcttttttttaatctttaagaATAGCTATATCAATTCTCTTGACCCTGCATATCATTGCTTCGTTACTTCTGTAAATGAGATCTACTGTTTTGACCTTTTCCGTGATTGCTTGATGTGCATTATCTCGAGTTGTTAAAAATTGGAAAACAGCTGGGGTCAACTGATGCATCTTGCCTTTGAtgccaatttaaaacattttaatcccATTTCCCAGGTTTTACTTGCATCATTTTACCTGCTTTTTGGAACACGTACTTCCCTTTTAAATTATCAACTACATGTTGATCAAGGATGACCGTGCCTTGTGGAAGGTCAAGGTTGTGCTGAAGCAAGAAAATGAAGTCAAAGATGTTAATGAATGGGAGAGCAAGTGCAAGGGGGTGTATGTACATTTGTTTCTTGTGTTGTCTCTTTACTCATGTAGTAAAGCATTCTATCAACATCTAAGAAACAATTTCATGTAAATATCCTTGTTTGTAGTTTTGGCCTCTAGCAATTTTGTGTCCAGAGAACCAATTTCATAAAGTCAAGAAGCAAATTTCTAATTGGTGTAACTGGCATGATCAACTAGGGGGAAAATTGGAATTTAGAGTtcagtattttaaaaaatctgaagCGTCTATCAATTAAAATGATGTGCAatacattatatttaattttgatGCTTGAGAAGTTGATTGCTAGCCCTcgacagttagcacaatgtccAAAATGCTGCTACTTGTCTTTATGGAAGACATTTGTACATGTGCAACCTTTTTACAAAGATATTGCTGGGAAAATGCTGTTTCCACAAAGGTAACAGCAGGGTGGCATGAATCATCCAGAGACCTGTGATCCATAATTCATGATGTATCTTTCTTGGTCTAATTTGTCTGCTGATTAGTGTCATTATGGCAGTAAGGTTTGGACATCATTATCTTAGCAAAGTCTGACCCAGTATTAAATGTGATCTGCTGTACTGGTGAGATAATTGATGCATGATCAATAGAAGACAGGCCAGTGGTTTCAAATAACTCTCTAGTGAGCAACTACACAAGCCAGTATAACAGGAAGCTCAGTTTTTAGCCTGAGTTTATGACTTAACTGATTGCTGGGCCAGCAATCTCATTCTTCACATTGACTTTTTATGGCTTAAGGGTTAGACTGTTAGTAGTCAGATTTTGTAACTAAAGGGCTAGCATACAAAAGGAGTATGAATTTTGCCATATTTGTATCAAGATGGTAACACTGCATCTGGAATAAAGTATGTGGTTCTGGAAACCAAACCTTTGAAAGGATATATTTGTCCTGGGCTCCTGCTGACACACCAGTGAATCTTTGTGTTCCTTTTAAATAATAATATTATGAGAATAAATTGCATACCCAGTCTGTTCTTTGAATATGAAAAGATGACTGGTTATTGTAGGTATTTTGAAGTTACAGGGATGAgggaaaaagatttttaaactgATGATAAATGATGGTCAACAGTCAATTAGGAATGAAATTAGGACAAATGTCTTCAAATACGAAGGGTTGTCAAAGTGTGAAACTTCTTACTCCTTGCTTGATGAGATGATCTTAAATCCAAATTGGTAGATTATTGCAAATTAATTTGGAGGGAATGTAGAACCAAGAGGGGAAGATGGAGCTGAGGTGAATCTCGATCATCTCATGAAATTGTAAAAGAGAGGATGCTATAGACTTTGAAGCtcccactctccttttgctattctgTTTATATGGGAGGGGGGTCTATTTGGAAAAATTGGCATTTTAGCTGTAGTAGAATAGCGTACTGATGCCtgtatccatttttttaaaaagtcaaagaTGATGAAGTGGcttaagaaaaatatgaaattcagTGTTCAGTCTAAACTCCAAATTAACCAATACCCAACATGGAGATGAACTGTGTTTAGTACTCAGATGATCAAATATGGAGCTTCTAAATCTATGCAACTCTATCCTCTTTGTAAAAGAAATGGAACTTTATAGTGACTTTATAATCTCTTGAGTAATTAGTGAATCATCTTCTCAagcattaaaattaaattcagaAAATA contains the following coding sequences:
- the LOC138741395 gene encoding glucocorticoid modulatory element-binding protein 1-like isoform X5 — encoded protein: MANAADVNAVPVGDVVVVTAEATSLEGESSEENKTQVILQLQPVQHGQKKRLAGNKGNIFSMCEEAAESNSNASVVTVETHALQKLADGEDICNEDVEIAYPITCGESKAILMWKKFVCPGINVKCVKFNEQLISPKQFVHLAGKSTLKDWKRAIRIGGVMLRKMMDSGQLDFFQHDKVCTNTCRSTKFDLLISSARAPVPSQQSNVIQTPTSIEGNGAHITVSEENTEECIEWSPALTTVAVTTDNLNRKDGEEISDAAVLNNMAHTFGLLETVKKVLDNRKSQTDQSQEQIHNDLAELERQLEEQRRRAKEQKLKNQTLQNVVLMPIATPKPNKRPRLQRPASATILTPTTPVQQPQFTVISPIAITPMGTNFSVANVTTMPVAIGQQSSPVTVHTLSGGSQLFTRYAAVVNAPKTTTSDTVTIHPASSLALLSTAAIQDSNAITTMAGMSVGPVELVTVDSGLASVVQSHSDDQSTAESQTVIEIHPGPGMDSDPDGVTEADCDDKAPDTDSETQIQAIEIVAHVDHQDEGNEEN